The window GTCGTTACCAGGAATGGGGAAGTGGTATTCTCTTTTCCGGTCATCCCACCGCCGGCCATATTGTCGTCGGCCAGCAATGAAAATGCAAAAGCCGGCGAGCGCATTACCATTATGGGTAATAACTTCTTCTTTGTGGAGAAAGTGATCTTCCCCGGTGGCATAGCAGTTACTACCAACCTGGGTACGGTGGCTGCCGGCACTTCCATAGAGGTGACAGTGCCGGCCGGCATTACGCAGGCAGGTCCCTTGCAGGTTGTTACAAAATTCGGCACAGGCTCTTCTGTATTCCTGTTCAACGATTTCAGTACCGGCATGATCAGCAATTTTGATGACATTAATAACTTTAGTTGGGGGTGTCCCGTTAAAGACGACGCTGCACTGTTCCCCGGCAATCATGGAAAATATGCGCACCTCACGCAGGATAACATTCCTGGCAACAACTGGGATTGGTGGAATGGGAAAAGAGGTGTGATCACCAATGCAAAAGACTGGCTACCTGCTTCCGAAATGAGTAATCCCGCAGCTAACTATGCAATGAAGTTTGATATTTATGTGAAGGAAGCCTGGTCTACCGGCGTATTACTTATCGGCCCCCCACCCAATGATACATGGGTATATATGCACCGGTATGAGCCTTGGAAAAACACGCCCAATTTCAAAACAAATGGCTGGATAACAGTGACGGTACCGTTGAGCGAGTTCAGGAAAAAATCTGCCGGCGGAGTTGATGGCGGCGGCGATCCTGCCTCCACCGTAGGTGATGTGATTGGTAGCATCAATGAAATCGCCAAGTTCATGTTCGTCAATGATACCGGAACACCTATTGCAAAGCTGGACATAGCGATTGATAATATCCGTGTATATAAAAT of the Paraflavitalea devenefica genome contains:
- a CDS encoding glycan-binding surface protein, translated to MRTYKFPVIILLLLVLAGLVACDKDNDGKPVITRLRASSPAPNDSTLTVAGPGQVVVIQGSGFASTTQIFFNGYPTPFNSALLSDNNIIVAIPADMPFASLDPAQLNTVKVVTRNGEVVFSFPVIPPPAILSSASNENAKAGERITIMGNNFFFVEKVIFPGGIAVTTNLGTVAAGTSIEVTVPAGITQAGPLQVVTKFGTGSSVFLFNDFSTGMISNFDDINNFSWGCPVKDDAALFPGNHGKYAHLTQDNIPGNNWDWWNGKRGVITNAKDWLPASEMSNPAANYAMKFDIYVKEAWSTGVLLIGPPPNDTWVYMHRYEPWKNTPNFKTNGWITVTVPLSEFRKKSAGGVDGGGDPASTVGDVIGSINEIAKFMFVNDTGTPIAKLDIAIDNIRVYKIVK